A part of Saccharomonospora amisosensis genomic DNA contains:
- a CDS encoding DUF2795 domain-containing protein, producing the protein MATTVERLRTALSEADFPADKSQLLRQAEHAEADGATLKALRAIPPVVYSNLTEVKQSVSFDAGPDASEEAARRRLHDKPGLAQREKDVPGHPIADELGENRGS; encoded by the coding sequence ATGGCAACCACCGTCGAACGGCTGCGCACCGCGCTGTCCGAGGCGGACTTTCCCGCCGACAAGTCGCAACTGCTGCGGCAGGCCGAGCACGCCGAGGCCGACGGGGCGACGCTGAAGGCGTTGCGGGCGATCCCTCCCGTGGTGTACTCCAACCTCACCGAGGTAAAGCAGTCGGTGTCCTTCGACGCTGGTCCGGACGCGAGCGAGGAGGCCGCACGGCGCCGCCTGCACGACAAGCCCGGACTCGCTCAGCGGGAGAAAGATGTACCCGGGCATCCGATTGCTGACGAACTCGGCGAGAACCGGGGGAGTTGA
- a CDS encoding aminotransferase-like domain-containing protein: MDFRALADAVATDINTGKLRPGQRLPPQRRFARAHGIAVSTAGRVYAELVRRGLVVGEVGRGTYVRAGEPLAEPALVEPAEYPAGRVDLELNIPMPPGRADQLARGLNELTREDTLSGALRPVGAAGTPTARAAASALLSRAGWTADADNLLFAGNGKQAIAAAIVALVPPGGRLGVEALTYPLVKGIAARLGVTLVPLAVDEHGVVPASLRRTSPHAVYVQPTLHNPLGVTMPHRRRAEFAQTLRELDVPAIEDTVYAFLREERPLAAYAPERTVVVDSLTKRLAPGLTAGFVAPPAQLKEALASALRSGAWAAPGFALAAATRWIEDGTAARVQEDKRADAERRQSIVHQRLGRFSVHADPASYHCWWELPVRWRAETFVAAAARRGIAVSPAGAFAVGPAHAPSAVRLALASPPIPTLAAALDALAALADSDPDEHAIE; encoded by the coding sequence GTGGACTTTCGCGCACTCGCCGACGCCGTCGCCACGGATATCAATACGGGCAAGCTCAGACCTGGCCAGCGGCTGCCGCCGCAGCGCCGCTTCGCGCGCGCACACGGCATCGCGGTCTCCACCGCGGGACGGGTCTACGCGGAACTGGTGCGGCGCGGGCTGGTGGTAGGGGAAGTCGGGCGCGGAACCTATGTACGGGCAGGCGAGCCGCTCGCCGAACCAGCGCTGGTCGAACCCGCTGAGTATCCGGCAGGGCGGGTGGATCTGGAGCTGAACATTCCGATGCCACCGGGGCGTGCTGACCAACTCGCGCGGGGACTGAACGAACTCACCCGAGAGGACACGCTGTCCGGCGCGTTGCGGCCGGTAGGGGCAGCAGGCACCCCGACCGCGCGGGCCGCTGCCTCGGCGCTGCTCTCGCGTGCGGGCTGGACCGCGGACGCCGACAACCTGCTGTTCGCGGGGAACGGGAAGCAGGCGATCGCGGCCGCGATCGTCGCCCTTGTCCCACCCGGCGGCAGGCTCGGGGTGGAGGCGCTGACGTACCCGTTGGTCAAGGGCATCGCGGCCAGGCTCGGTGTCACGCTCGTGCCGCTGGCGGTGGACGAGCACGGGGTGGTTCCCGCCTCGCTGCGGCGGACCTCGCCCCACGCTGTCTACGTGCAGCCCACCCTGCACAACCCGCTGGGGGTGACCATGCCGCACCGGCGACGTGCCGAGTTCGCGCAGACGCTGCGGGAACTGGACGTGCCGGCGATCGAGGACACCGTGTACGCGTTCCTGCGCGAGGAGCGGCCACTCGCCGCGTATGCCCCGGAGCGCACGGTTGTCGTTGACAGCCTCACAAAGCGGCTCGCGCCGGGTCTGACCGCCGGCTTCGTCGCGCCACCCGCGCAGCTGAAGGAGGCGCTCGCATCGGCGCTGCGTTCGGGAGCGTGGGCGGCACCCGGATTCGCGCTGGCCGCCGCCACACGCTGGATCGAGGACGGGACCGCGGCGCGCGTTCAGGAAGACAAGCGCGCCGATGCCGAACGCAGGCAGTCGATCGTCCACCAGCGACTCGGGCGGTTCAGCGTGCACGCCGATCCCGCCTCCTACCACTGCTGGTGGGAACTGCCAGTGCGGTGGCGCGCCGAGACCTTCGTCGCCGCGGCCGCGCGTAGGGGCATCGCGGTCAGCCCGGCAGGCGCGTTCGCCGTCGGACCCGCGCATGCCCCCAGCGCGGTACGGCTCGCGCTGGCCTCGCCACCGATACCCACGCTGGCGGCGGCGCTGGACGCGCTCGCGGCGCTCGCGGACTCCGACCCCGACGAGCACGCCATCGAATAA
- a CDS encoding alpha/beta fold hydrolase yields the protein MTTMTVNGSTIGYEDEGSGPPLVLLHGHPFDRTMWRPQVERFSAEGWRVIAPDLRGYGESGGVEATTPFEVFARDVAELLDELGIDRFVLGGLSMGGQLVMECQRLFPERIRGLLLAATSPHAETARGRADREEQARRLLREGMAGYAAEVLPKMLAPHNIAALPATARHVLRMMRSASPEGAAAALRGRALRPDYVAALGRIEVPALIVVGRLDEFTPVAVARELHERIPNSTLAIIEDVAHLPNLEHEVRFNDILAKFLSELA from the coding sequence GTGACCACGATGACGGTGAATGGCAGCACGATCGGATACGAGGACGAAGGCAGCGGTCCACCACTCGTCCTGCTGCACGGACACCCGTTCGACCGCACCATGTGGCGGCCACAGGTGGAGCGGTTCAGTGCGGAAGGCTGGCGCGTGATCGCGCCGGACCTGCGCGGCTACGGCGAGAGCGGAGGCGTCGAAGCCACCACACCGTTCGAAGTCTTCGCACGTGACGTCGCCGAGCTGCTCGACGAGCTCGGCATCGACCGGTTCGTCCTGGGTGGACTGTCGATGGGTGGGCAGCTCGTCATGGAATGCCAACGGCTGTTCCCCGAACGCATCCGTGGCCTGCTGCTCGCGGCGACCTCGCCACACGCGGAAACCGCGCGCGGCAGGGCCGACCGTGAGGAGCAGGCACGCAGGCTGCTGCGCGAGGGAATGGCGGGCTACGCGGCCGAGGTGCTGCCGAAGATGCTGGCACCGCACAATATCGCGGCACTGCCTGCGACGGCGCGGCATGTGCTACGCATGATGCGCTCGGCCTCTCCGGAAGGGGCGGCGGCGGCGCTTCGGGGACGGGCGCTGCGGCCCGACTACGTGGCTGCACTCGGCCGCATCGAGGTGCCTGCGTTGATCGTGGTCGGCAGGCTGGACGAGTTCACGCCCGTGGCGGTGGCGCGCGAACTGCACGAACGCATCCCCAACTCCACGCTGGCGATCATCGAGGACGTCGCGCACCTACCCAACCTGGAACACGAGGTGCGGTTCAACGACATCCTGGCCAAGTTCCTGAGTGAACTCGCGTGA
- a CDS encoding NAD(P)/FAD-dependent oxidoreductase: MAHRIVVIGAGYSGLRPARRLARLLPEASVTVVNPRARFVERVRLHQVAAGYRPREYALRDLLRAEGAELVVGTVETLDLRGRLLEVDTLAEPLPYDTLVYALGSVAEAGPDGAAEHAVTVADLGQASRLRDRVDSLARDRGTVVVVGGGLTGIESAAELAESHPELRVRLLSATAPGSTLSVRGSRHVRAALHRLGVEVHPEAKVVGVHPGGVELAGGTQVEAGLTVWASGFGVPDLAGWAGIAVADGGRVAVDSSLRSRMHSDVYAVGDSAAAHGPGGRPMRLSCATALPLGRYAADVIAARVHGHQPRELRFRYVIQCVSLGRRDGLIQFVAADDSPHEKIITGIAAAVIKECVVRYAVRSATGR, translated from the coding sequence ATGGCTCACCGCATCGTGGTCATCGGCGCCGGTTACTCCGGACTCAGGCCGGCACGCCGCCTCGCCCGGTTGCTGCCCGAGGCGTCGGTGACCGTGGTCAACCCGCGCGCGCGGTTCGTCGAGCGGGTCCGGCTGCACCAGGTGGCCGCGGGCTACCGTCCGCGCGAGTACGCATTGCGGGACCTGCTGCGTGCCGAGGGCGCCGAGCTTGTCGTCGGCACGGTCGAGACTCTGGACCTGCGCGGCCGCCTGCTGGAGGTCGACACGCTCGCCGAGCCGTTGCCGTACGACACGCTGGTGTACGCGCTGGGCAGTGTCGCGGAGGCCGGTCCGGACGGAGCGGCCGAGCACGCGGTGACCGTGGCCGACCTGGGGCAGGCGAGCCGGTTGCGCGACCGCGTCGACTCGCTCGCCCGCGACCGCGGCACGGTCGTAGTCGTTGGAGGCGGACTTACCGGGATAGAGTCCGCCGCCGAACTGGCCGAGAGCCACCCCGAGTTGCGGGTGCGTTTGCTGTCGGCCACCGCGCCGGGGTCGACACTGTCCGTTCGAGGCAGCCGACACGTGCGGGCCGCGCTTCACCGACTCGGCGTTGAGGTGCATCCGGAGGCGAAGGTGGTCGGCGTGCACCCCGGCGGCGTGGAGTTGGCGGGCGGTACTCAGGTCGAGGCAGGGCTCACCGTGTGGGCAAGCGGGTTCGGCGTGCCCGATCTGGCGGGGTGGGCGGGAATCGCGGTCGCCGACGGCGGGCGGGTCGCCGTGGATTCCAGTCTGCGGTCTCGCATGCACAGCGACGTCTACGCCGTCGGTGACAGTGCCGCCGCTCATGGGCCGGGCGGGCGGCCGATGCGGTTGTCGTGCGCGACGGCTCTGCCGCTCGGGCGCTACGCCGCCGACGTGATCGCCGCACGGGTTCACGGCCACCAGCCGCGCGAGCTACGGTTCAGGTACGTGATCCAGTGCGTCAGCCTTGGCAGGCGAGACGGGTTGATCCAGTTCGTCGCCGCTGACGACAGTCCACATGAGAAGATCATTACCGGTATTGCGGCGGCCGTGATCAAGGAATGCGTTGTGCGCTACGCCGTGAGGTCGGCCACCGGCCGCTGA
- a CDS encoding iron-containing redox enzyme family protein, translating to MRNRTLTATPAAPGTEEEVSPALPLPRGPLSAAIVTALAGNPGARHRLPTDVTGSHAYGDDVQLALQICYELHYRGFAGVDPDWEWHPALLRTRAALEGRLLSALRADVSEGDEVEDVEGVLDDLLVEPVNGGGVSHWLRDEGTWWQLREYLVHRSIYHLKEADPHAWVIPRLRGQAKAALVAVEFDEFGGGRYERMHSRLYAELLASAGLHAGYLHYLEHVPPQAFAPVNLMSLFGLHRGLRGALVGHFAAAEITTAPSAMRIVRALERLGAPSGCLPFFTEHVEADAVHEQVVRREVIGDLLEREPWLAADVVFGVRATELLESHLAEHLLSHWRSGESSLRLPLR from the coding sequence GTGCGAAATCGGACATTGACGGCGACACCCGCGGCACCGGGCACCGAGGAGGAGGTCTCCCCCGCCCTGCCGCTCCCGAGAGGGCCGCTCTCCGCGGCGATCGTCACCGCCCTCGCGGGGAACCCGGGTGCGCGGCACCGGCTGCCCACGGACGTCACCGGCAGCCATGCGTACGGCGATGACGTGCAGTTGGCCTTGCAGATCTGCTACGAGCTGCACTACCGCGGTTTCGCGGGCGTCGACCCGGACTGGGAGTGGCACCCGGCGCTGCTACGCACCCGCGCCGCGCTGGAGGGACGGCTGCTTTCCGCGCTGCGCGCCGATGTGTCGGAGGGTGACGAGGTCGAAGACGTAGAAGGCGTGCTCGACGACCTGCTCGTCGAGCCCGTCAACGGCGGCGGCGTCAGCCACTGGCTGCGCGACGAGGGCACCTGGTGGCAGCTTCGCGAGTACCTCGTGCACCGCTCGATCTACCACCTCAAGGAGGCTGACCCGCACGCGTGGGTCATCCCCCGGCTACGCGGGCAGGCCAAGGCCGCGCTGGTGGCGGTGGAGTTCGACGAGTTCGGCGGCGGCAGGTACGAGCGAATGCACTCAAGGTTGTACGCCGAGCTACTCGCATCTGCGGGACTGCACGCGGGCTACCTGCACTACCTCGAACACGTCCCGCCGCAAGCGTTCGCGCCGGTCAACCTGATGTCGCTGTTCGGCCTGCACCGTGGCCTGCGTGGCGCACTCGTCGGACACTTCGCCGCCGCCGAGATCACCACAGCGCCCAGTGCGATGCGCATCGTCCGCGCGCTGGAACGGCTCGGCGCGCCCTCGGGCTGCCTGCCGTTCTTCACCGAACACGTCGAGGCCGACGCCGTGCACGAGCAGGTCGTGCGCCGCGAGGTCATCGGCGACCTGCTCGAGCGCGAACCCTGGCTGGCCGCGGACGTGGTGTTCGGGGTGCGGGCGACCGAACTGCTGGAAAGCCACCTCGCCGAGCACCTGCTCTCCCACTGGCGCTCGGGTGAGTCGTCGCTTCGGCTTCCACTCCGGTAG
- a CDS encoding CDGSH iron-sulfur domain-containing protein: MRTEPSRRREPRRVTVVPGGPILVEGPVEIRVQPSGEHGREAGGKDGKGGNGAATVVSERFQVAICACRRSKAYPFCDTSHRRKR, encoded by the coding sequence GTGCGGACCGAACCAAGCCGTCGGCGTGAGCCGAGGCGAGTCACCGTCGTGCCGGGCGGGCCCATCCTGGTGGAGGGACCCGTCGAGATCCGTGTCCAGCCCAGCGGCGAGCACGGCCGCGAAGCCGGGGGGAAAGACGGGAAAGGCGGCAACGGCGCCGCCACCGTCGTCTCGGAACGCTTCCAGGTGGCCATCTGCGCGTGCCGCCGGAGCAAGGCCTACCCGTTCTGCGACACCAGCCACCGGCGAAAGCGCTGA
- a CDS encoding HemK2/MTQ2 family protein methyltransferase, whose protein sequence is MVLLRAPGVYRPQEDTGLLCDAMLAAPVPARGRVLDIGTGTGALALRAARAGAAEVVALDVSRRALVTAWANARLRRLPVRTSRGDAVDVAERPLGRFDLVLANPPYVPWPGGGRRCPRWDAGPDGRAVLDPLCVAVPELLAPHGFLLLVQSRLCGVDRTEDRLRGSGLKTSVVARRVLPFGSVLRGRTAYLERAGLIEPGQREEELVVIRADRTKPSA, encoded by the coding sequence GTGGTCTTACTGAGGGCGCCTGGGGTCTACCGGCCCCAGGAGGACACCGGCCTGCTCTGTGACGCGATGCTCGCCGCCCCCGTACCCGCACGTGGCCGGGTGCTGGACATCGGGACCGGAACGGGGGCGCTCGCGTTGCGGGCGGCCCGCGCCGGGGCGGCCGAGGTGGTGGCACTCGACGTGTCGCGCCGCGCGCTGGTGACGGCATGGGCCAACGCGAGGCTTCGGCGGCTACCCGTGCGTACCAGCAGGGGCGACGCCGTCGATGTCGCCGAGCGGCCGTTGGGGCGGTTCGACCTGGTGCTGGCCAACCCGCCGTACGTGCCGTGGCCAGGCGGTGGGCGGCGCTGCCCGCGCTGGGACGCCGGGCCCGACGGCAGGGCAGTACTCGATCCGCTGTGCGTCGCCGTGCCCGAACTGCTGGCACCACACGGGTTCCTGCTGCTGGTGCAGTCGAGGCTGTGCGGTGTGGACCGAACCGAGGACCGGCTTCGCGGGTCGGGATTGAAGACGTCGGTGGTGGCGCGCCGCGTTTTGCCGTTCGGGTCGGTACTGCGCGGCAGGACGGCCTACCTGGAACGGGCCGGGCTCATCGAGCCCGGACAGCGCGAGGAGGAGTTGGTGGTGATCCGTGCGGACCGAACCAAGCCGTCGGCGTGA
- a CDS encoding DUF4235 domain-containing protein, translated as MKVLYRPLSLLVSTGGALLAGAVFRKVWRLVSGEDEAPRPMDRRFSIWEVVAAAAVQGAVAGAVRAAVDRAGAAGYEKATGSWPGDDGDE; from the coding sequence ATGAAGGTGCTCTACCGGCCGCTGAGCCTGCTGGTGAGCACGGGCGGCGCACTGCTCGCCGGTGCCGTGTTCCGCAAGGTGTGGCGACTGGTCAGCGGCGAGGACGAGGCGCCCCGGCCCATGGATCGCAGGTTCTCGATCTGGGAGGTGGTCGCCGCCGCCGCGGTGCAGGGCGCCGTCGCGGGGGCGGTCCGCGCCGCCGTTGACCGCGCTGGAGCCGCGGGCTACGAGAAGGCGACCGGCTCCTGGCCGGGGGACGACGGGGACGAGTAG
- a CDS encoding DUF3618 domain-containing protein, whose translation MSTPEDFPRTVEQARTDIELTREELGDTAQALAHKLNVPQRAREQVRLRSSVAVSRLRENAVPLAVVGALAALVVGGVLIWRTKR comes from the coding sequence ATGAGCACGCCAGAGGACTTTCCGCGAACGGTTGAGCAGGCACGCACCGATATCGAGCTCACCCGCGAGGAACTCGGAGACACCGCGCAGGCGTTGGCGCACAAGCTGAACGTGCCGCAGCGCGCAAGGGAACAGGTGCGGCTGCGGTCGTCGGTCGCGGTGAGCAGGCTGCGTGAGAACGCCGTACCGCTTGCCGTTGTCGGTGCGCTCGCCGCGCTCGTCGTCGGCGGGGTGCTGATCTGGAGGACGAAGCGATGA
- a CDS encoding phage holin family protein, giving the protein MVYQRHDAMVDERSVAQLVTDLSEQTSRLVRDEMKLAMAELQSKGKRLGVGAGLAGAAGVIAFFGAGTMLAAAVLALALVLPAWAAALVIGGGLLLLAGLIGLIGKGQVRRASPPVPREAVDSVRKDIDTVRERFRQ; this is encoded by the coding sequence ATGGTCTATCAACGGCACGACGCCATGGTCGACGAGCGCTCGGTGGCGCAACTTGTCACTGATCTCTCCGAGCAGACGAGCAGGCTCGTCCGGGACGAGATGAAGCTCGCCATGGCAGAGTTGCAGAGCAAGGGCAAGCGCCTCGGCGTTGGCGCCGGACTCGCGGGCGCTGCTGGGGTGATCGCGTTCTTCGGTGCGGGCACGATGCTCGCCGCGGCCGTGCTCGCACTCGCCCTCGTTCTGCCCGCATGGGCGGCCGCACTCGTGATCGGTGGCGGACTGCTGCTGCTGGCCGGACTGATCGGCCTCATCGGCAAGGGCCAGGTGCGGCGCGCCAGCCCGCCGGTACCCAGGGAGGCGGTCGACAGCGTGCGCAAGGATATCGACACCGTCAGGGAGCGGTTCCGGCAATGA
- a CDS encoding ATP-binding protein, whose translation MHKRELADWLGHRTSGHVELRVCAEPRLLPLLRSVARMVASGEGLDPDAVTDVTVAVDEAYTSLIQHSVPGAVLTCRYVVAGGYLCVAVSATTSHGSVPDSRTFGWRVLDGVTDAVSAWRLEPDTLRAIDRVVHIDFAKQFARGRGG comes from the coding sequence ATGCACAAGCGTGAACTCGCCGACTGGCTCGGTCACAGAACCAGCGGGCACGTCGAACTCCGCGTCTGCGCGGAGCCACGGCTGCTGCCGCTGCTGAGGTCGGTGGCGCGGATGGTCGCCTCGGGTGAGGGACTCGATCCCGACGCGGTCACCGACGTCACCGTGGCCGTCGACGAGGCGTACACGAGCCTCATCCAGCACTCGGTGCCAGGGGCAGTGCTCACCTGTCGTTACGTCGTCGCCGGTGGGTACCTGTGTGTGGCCGTGTCGGCCACGACGAGCCACGGCTCGGTGCCCGACAGCCGCACCTTCGGCTGGCGGGTGCTGGACGGAGTCACCGACGCGGTGTCCGCCTGGCGGCTGGAGCCGGATACGCTGCGCGCGATCGATCGCGTGGTGCACATCGACTTCGCCAAGCAGTTTGCCCGCGGCCGCGGCGGGTAG
- a CDS encoding DUF4383 domain-containing protein, translating into MSDVPVNVGHGWRPRVSWLQLTALLIGLWYLAFGIAGFVSHGTTIGPDETRTVWGFANSVLLNFWHTLIGLLGVLGAYREATTRVFGVLTFLGFTGLTAYSILATVLTDQADLANVAASNAWLYGFTALAGLLLAFLPVRQEDPRRHR; encoded by the coding sequence ATGAGCGATGTTCCGGTCAACGTCGGCCACGGGTGGCGTCCACGAGTCTCGTGGCTACAGCTCACGGCCCTGCTCATCGGGCTGTGGTATCTGGCGTTTGGCATCGCCGGATTCGTCAGTCACGGCACCACCATCGGGCCTGACGAAACGCGAACCGTGTGGGGTTTCGCCAACAGCGTGTTGCTGAACTTCTGGCATACGCTCATCGGCCTGCTCGGGGTGCTGGGCGCGTATCGGGAAGCGACCACTCGGGTGTTCGGCGTGCTGACGTTCCTCGGGTTCACCGGACTGACCGCCTACAGCATCCTCGCCACTGTCCTCACCGATCAGGCCGACCTGGCGAACGTGGCGGCCTCGAACGCGTGGTTGTACGGGTTCACCGCACTGGCCGGGCTGTTGCTCGCTTTCCTTCCGGTACGGCAGGAGGACCCGCGACGACATCGCTAG
- a CDS encoding glycosyltransferase has translation MRLLVWHVHGSWTSAFVRGGHTYLLPTVDTARPWGRGRCGRDWPDSAVEVPFEQVGGAGVDAVVLQRPEEIELAQRLLGKRIGSEVPAVYVEHNTPRDHAATSRHPLADRDDIPLVHVTHFNELMWDNGIAPTVVIGHGIVDPGYRYTGELPRAAVLINEPVRRGRIVGTDLLPAFAEVAPVDLYGMGLDDLSIRGVTPVGDLRQEELHTRMARDRVYVHTARWTSLGLSLLEAMHLGMPVVSLATTEAATSVPSEAGFVSTDVTELTSAVHTLLESPDLAAGMGKSGREHALARFGLDSFLREWDSLLGRLLP, from the coding sequence ATGAGGCTGCTCGTGTGGCACGTCCACGGCTCCTGGACTTCCGCCTTCGTCCGGGGCGGCCACACCTACCTGCTGCCCACTGTGGACACAGCAAGGCCGTGGGGAAGGGGCCGCTGCGGCAGGGACTGGCCCGACTCGGCCGTGGAAGTGCCCTTCGAGCAGGTCGGCGGCGCGGGCGTGGACGCGGTGGTGTTGCAGCGGCCTGAGGAGATCGAACTCGCGCAGCGCCTGCTGGGGAAGCGGATCGGCAGCGAAGTGCCCGCCGTGTACGTCGAGCACAACACGCCGCGCGACCATGCCGCCACGAGCAGGCATCCGCTCGCCGATCGCGACGACATCCCGCTGGTGCACGTCACGCACTTCAACGAGTTGATGTGGGACAACGGGATCGCACCCACCGTGGTCATCGGGCACGGCATCGTGGACCCCGGCTACCGCTACACCGGCGAACTGCCGAGAGCGGCCGTGCTCATCAACGAGCCGGTGCGAAGGGGCCGGATAGTCGGTACCGACCTGCTTCCCGCGTTCGCCGAGGTCGCCCCCGTGGACCTGTACGGCATGGGGCTCGACGACCTGTCCATCCGCGGCGTCACCCCGGTCGGCGACCTGCGGCAGGAGGAACTGCACACGCGGATGGCGCGCGACCGCGTCTACGTGCACACGGCTCGCTGGACCTCGCTCGGCCTGTCCCTGCTCGAAGCCATGCACCTCGGCATGCCGGTGGTCTCGCTGGCGACCACGGAGGCCGCCACATCGGTGCCGTCCGAGGCCGGGTTCGTCTCCACCGACGTCACCGAACTCACCTCAGCGGTACACACGCTGCTCGAATCTCCCGACCTCGCGGCAGGGATGGGCAAGTCGGGGCGCGAGCACGCCCTCGCGCGTTTCGGGCTCGACTCCTTCCTGCGCGAATGGGACTCCCTGCTCGGCCGGCTTCTGCCGTGA